In Comamonas koreensis, the genomic stretch CGCCACCGCGATGACCGTGGTGCCAACCGGCCTGTCATCGCAGGTGCTGCTGGCCCGGCCCGATGTGGCCGCTGCCGAGCACAGCCTGCAGGCCCAGTACGCCAGCATTGGCGCGGCGCGTGCGGCTTTCTTCCCTACCATCAGCCTGACGGCCAATGCCGGCACTGCCAGTGATGCGCTCTCGGGCCTGTTCGATGGCCGCAACCGCGCCTGGAGCTTTGTGCCGCAGATCCGTCTGCCGATTTTTGACGGTGGCCGCAACCAGGCCAACCTCGATATTGCGCAAGCGAACCGCGATGCCGCGCTGGCCCAGTACGACAAGGCCATCCAGGTCGCTTTCCGCGAGGTGAGCGACGCGCTGGCCGATCGCGCCACGATGCAGCGGCGCCTGAACTCGCAAGTGGCTTTGGTGCAGGCGGCCAGCCGCGTGCTGCAGCTGTCGCAGGCGCGCTTCAAGGCCGGGGCCGACGACTTTCTCACCGTGCTCGATGCGCAGCGCAGCCTCTATGCGGCCCAGCAAACCCAGATCACCTTGATGCAGGCCGAGCAGGTCAACCGCATCAGCCTGTACAAGGCGCTGGGCGGGGGTATCGACAAGGTGTCGTGAGGTCGCAGGCGCTAGGACCCTCGCAAGCTCAGGTGCAAACGCAAACGCGCAATGCTGCGAGGGCAATGCGCGCTGCACTACCATGGCGGCATGACTGACACCTTGCACACGCCTGCTGACCGCATTACCTCTTCCGAGTTTGACGAATCCCAGGCGCAGGCAGTGGATGCGCTGATTGTCGGCGCCGGGCCCGTAGGCATGTTTGCCGCCTTCCAGCTGGGTTTGCAGGGCGTGCAGGCCCATCTATGCGACAGCCTGCCGCAGATGGGCGGCCAGTGCATTGCGCTCTATGCCGACAAGCCCATCTACGACATCCCCGGCATAGCGCTGTGCACCGGCCGCGAGCTGGCCGCGCAGCTGCAGCAACAGATCCAGCCCTTCCACCCCGTTTTTCATGGCCACACCCAGGTCGCGCAACTGCTGCCCCATGGCGATGGCCGTTGGCGTGTGCAGCTGCAGGCCATCGATGGGCTGCAGACCCGCTGGCTGCTGGCCCGTACCGTAGTGGTGACCGCCGGTGTTGGGGCCTTTGTGCCCAAGCAGCTGCGCCTGCCCGGGCTCGACGCCTGGTTGGGCAGCCAGGTCTTCTACCATCCCGCGTTCGATGATGCCTGGCTGGAGCCGGTACTGGCGCGCCACCCCGCGCCGCGCATTGTGATCCATGGCGGCGACGAGGCCGCCGTCGAGGCCGTGCTGACAGCGGCAGGGCATGCCGCTTTGCAAGCCGCGCAGCTGGTGCTGATGCACCGGCGCGACCAGTTCAATGCGCCTGATGCGCTGCTGCAGCGCCTGGCGCAGCTGCGTGCCAGTGGCAGGGTGGAGGTCGTCATTGGCATGCCCCAGGCTATCGATGCGGGGGAACATCTGCAGGCTATCGACTATGTCGATGCCGATGGCGCGGACCAGCGCCTGGCCTGTGACCAGCTCTGGGTGTTCCAGGGCCTCTCGCCCAAGCTCGGGCCCTTGCTCGACTGGAACCTGGCGCTTGCGAAAAAGCAGCTGCAAGTGGCGACCGATACCTTCCAGACCAACGCCGTCGGTATCTATGCCGCAGGGGATATCGTCAGCTATCCTGGCAAGCGCAAGCTGATTCTGAGCGGCTTTTACGAAGCGACGATGGCCGCGATGGCCGCCATAGAATACCTGCGCGGCGATAAACTGCTGCTGGAGTACACGACCACCAGCAAACGCCTGCATGAACGCCTGGGTGTGTCGCACCCGGACTGAGCCCCGCCTTGTTGATACGAACCCCGCCGATGCCTGATCTATCCATTCGCCACGCCCGTTTTCCTGAAGATCTGCAGGCGGTGCTGGCGATCTTTCGCGAGTACATTGCCAGCCCCCAGGCCGACCTGGGTTTTCAGAACTATGAGCCCGAGCTGGCGGCACTCCCCGGCAAATATGCAGCGCCCCAGGGGCGTTTGCTGCTGGCCTGGCAAGGCGATGCGGTGGTGGGCTGCGCGGCGTTGCGCGATGTCGATGGCCAGTGCTGCGAGCTCAAACGCGTCTATGTGCGGCCAGCGGCGCGCGGCCTCAGGCTGGGCCGGCGCCTGGTCGAGCAGATGCTGCAGGAGGCCCGCGCCGCCGGTTACCAGCGCATGGCGCTCGATGTGCTGCCGGAATTTGTCGCCGCCCAAGCGCTTTACCGGGATCTGGGCTTTGTCGATGCGCCGCCGGTGAGCGTCAACCCGGTGCCGGGCACGGCCTTTCTGGCGCGCGTGCTGTAGCGCGGCATTGCGCTGCCGGCAGGCTGCATGCGTCCTTTGGATTCGCGGCGGTTTGGCTAACGCGCCCCTGGGCGACGAGGCCGGCGCGGTGCAGCGGCGATAATCGCCGCCGGGTTTGATCAACAAAGGGCGATGCAGCGATGGCGGTGATGGTGTCTTTGATTCCCGTGGTGCTGTTCATTGCACTGGGGTATGGTGCAGGGCGCATGGGCTGGGTCAAGGCGGCATCGGTGCGCGATCTGTCCAATATCGTTTTTCTGATTCTCACGCCGGCCTTGCTGTTTCACACGATGAGCACGGTGCGTGTGCAAGAGCTCAACCTGCAGACCATTGCGGTCTACTTCAGCGCTGCGGGCCTGCTGTTTGTCACGACCTTGCTGCTGCAGGGCTTTACCACGCTGGGCGCTGCGCGGGCTCTGGCCAACTGTTTCAGCAACAACATCATGATCGGCGTGCCGCTGGTGGGAATGGTGTTTGGGCAAGAAGGCCTGGTCACCTTGTTCACCATCGTCTCGGTCCATGCGCTGATCCTGATGACCTCGGCCACCATCGTGTTCGAGCTGGCCGTCATGCACCAGCAGCAGGGGGCGCAAGGCGGCGCGCGCAGCTACCGCGGAATGGCGATCACCGTGGTCCGGGCGCTGAAAAACGGCATCATCCACCCGATTCCCTTGCCCATCATCTGCGGGCTGCTGTTCGCGCAGACCGGGCTCAAGATGCCCGAGGTGATCGATACCTCACTGCAGATGCTGGCCCAGGCGCTGGGCCCGATCGCGCTGATGCTCGTGGGCATCACCTTGTTTTTCAGCGCAGTGGGCCGCTACTGGCTGCCTGCCAGCCGTATCGCAGTGGTCAAACTGCTGCTGCACCCGGTGCTGCTGCTGGCCATCGGATGGATGTGGGGGCTGCGCGGCCTGCCGCTGGTGGTGCTGGCCACGGCCGCATCGCTGCCGGTGGGGGCCAATGTGTTTTTGTTCACGCAGCGCTATGAAGTGGGGCGCGAGGAGGTCACGGCCAGCATCGCGGTATCGACCAGCCTGGCCCTGGTGACGATACCGCTGATCTTGCTGGGCCTGGCCCAGCTGCTGCAGACGGCTTAGAACCTGTTCAAAGTCTCCTCGCGCCGCGACAGTGTCTTTGCGGGATGGGATGCGAGGGGGGCGCCCAGCCGCGCAATACCGCAGCAATAGCCATGCTATTGCGAGGATTTGCAACGACGCAGACCGCTCCCTAGCCGGGCGCCCCTTCCCGGGCAGCGCAAAGCCACTGTCCCTGCGGGTTGGAGTGAAATCGGGCGATTTCTGCGCGCTGGCCCTTGCTTGCACCCCGGTGCAAGCAGCGTTCCATCCCTTCGAACTCATCCCGATTGCACTCCAACGCGGCTGCGTAGAGACTTTGAACAGGTTCTTAGGCCACAGGCCCTGCGGCAGGATGCAAGCGGTGCTGCATCAGCAGCTCGTCGTGCAGCGCGCCATCGACCAGCAAGGCCGCCGGCTCGGTGCCATAGGCATGGAAGCCCGCTTGCTCGTAGAGGCGAATGGCGCTGGCATTGGCGGCGTTGACGCTCAGGTGGATCTGCACCGCGCCAGGCACCTGGCGGGCAAAGGCGACGGCCCGCGCCAACAAGGCCTGCGCGATACCCTGGCCGCGGAAGGCGGGCGCCACATACACGCCCCACAAAGCC encodes the following:
- a CDS encoding NAD(P)/FAD-dependent oxidoreductase; the protein is MTDTLHTPADRITSSEFDESQAQAVDALIVGAGPVGMFAAFQLGLQGVQAHLCDSLPQMGGQCIALYADKPIYDIPGIALCTGRELAAQLQQQIQPFHPVFHGHTQVAQLLPHGDGRWRVQLQAIDGLQTRWLLARTVVVTAGVGAFVPKQLRLPGLDAWLGSQVFYHPAFDDAWLEPVLARHPAPRIVIHGGDEAAVEAVLTAAGHAALQAAQLVLMHRRDQFNAPDALLQRLAQLRASGRVEVVIGMPQAIDAGEHLQAIDYVDADGADQRLACDQLWVFQGLSPKLGPLLDWNLALAKKQLQVATDTFQTNAVGIYAAGDIVSYPGKRKLILSGFYEATMAAMAAIEYLRGDKLLLEYTTTSKRLHERLGVSHPD
- a CDS encoding GNAT family N-acetyltransferase → MPDLSIRHARFPEDLQAVLAIFREYIASPQADLGFQNYEPELAALPGKYAAPQGRLLLAWQGDAVVGCAALRDVDGQCCELKRVYVRPAARGLRLGRRLVEQMLQEARAAGYQRMALDVLPEFVAAQALYRDLGFVDAPPVSVNPVPGTAFLARVL
- a CDS encoding AEC family transporter, with the translated sequence MVSLIPVVLFIALGYGAGRMGWVKAASVRDLSNIVFLILTPALLFHTMSTVRVQELNLQTIAVYFSAAGLLFVTTLLLQGFTTLGAARALANCFSNNIMIGVPLVGMVFGQEGLVTLFTIVSVHALILMTSATIVFELAVMHQQQGAQGGARSYRGMAITVVRALKNGIIHPIPLPIICGLLFAQTGLKMPEVIDTSLQMLAQALGPIALMLVGITLFFSAVGRYWLPASRIAVVKLLLHPVLLLAIGWMWGLRGLPLVVLATAASLPVGANVFLFTQRYEVGREEVTASIAVSTSLALVTIPLILLGLAQLLQTA
- a CDS encoding GNAT family N-acetyltransferase, with the translated sequence MLMAAAAYEIRWLNPSDASAFQTLRLAGLRASPSAFGSSYEEEKDRALALIEARLAPSPDQGVLGAFAGGQLVGMLGIRRQDGLKTRHRMALWGVYVAPAFRGQGIAQALLARAVAFARQVPGAVQIHLSVNAANASAIRLYEQAGFHAYGTEPAALLVDGALHDELLMQHRLHPAAGPVA